A genomic window from Pseudoalteromonas piratica includes:
- the tolC gene encoding outer membrane channel protein TolC: MKKKLLSALVAFTCSFSVTQANAEDLMQVYEIALANDPVVLKAKATRDAQDYNTDIAMAALLPQIGATMGYEKTDGDLGDSDVFSRGIRLDQDLFNLGSWKSLNIAEKQALQADASYQLAQQNLIVRVSNAYFNVLARQDDLEFVRAEKRAIERQLEQTKQRHAVGLTAITDVHEAQAQYDNAVAREIVAINDVETAREELGEITGKYHEKLNALNTDKFSTVKPARKSTEFVESAKENNISLQVSRVSVDIAKEQIEQAKAGHYPKLTLSASYGDSLGETGPRVDQTKVGLGFSVPIYQGGGTHAAVNQATEYFVAASQEFESAYRNVNKQVRTSYNQVVSDIATYRALEQAVVSAESALQATEAGFEVGTRTIVDVLLSTRNLYDASRNLSAVRYRYVVSTLGLKLAEGTLSRSDIEAINRGLN, from the coding sequence ATGAAAAAGAAACTATTATCTGCGCTAGTTGCATTTACTTGTAGTTTTTCAGTAACACAAGCAAATGCAGAAGACCTAATGCAAGTATACGAAATCGCACTTGCAAACGATCCTGTAGTTTTAAAGGCAAAAGCAACGCGCGATGCACAAGACTACAACACGGATATCGCAATGGCGGCTTTATTACCGCAAATCGGTGCAACAATGGGTTATGAGAAAACGGATGGTGATCTAGGTGACTCGGATGTTTTCAGCCGCGGTATTAGATTAGACCAAGACCTATTCAATTTGGGGTCTTGGAAATCACTTAACATTGCAGAAAAGCAAGCTCTTCAAGCAGATGCAAGTTATCAGCTAGCACAGCAAAATCTGATTGTTCGTGTTTCTAATGCTTACTTTAATGTGCTTGCACGCCAAGATGACTTAGAGTTTGTTCGCGCAGAAAAACGTGCTATTGAACGTCAGCTTGAGCAAACCAAACAGCGCCATGCGGTAGGTCTTACTGCTATTACTGATGTACACGAAGCGCAAGCACAATACGATAATGCCGTTGCTCGCGAAATTGTTGCAATCAATGATGTTGAAACCGCGCGCGAAGAGCTTGGTGAGATCACTGGTAAATATCACGAAAAACTTAATGCCCTTAACACTGATAAATTCTCAACAGTAAAGCCTGCACGTAAGAGCACTGAATTTGTTGAGTCAGCAAAAGAAAATAATATTTCGCTACAAGTATCACGTGTGTCTGTAGATATTGCTAAAGAGCAAATCGAACAAGCAAAAGCAGGCCACTATCCGAAACTGACTTTATCGGCTTCTTATGGCGATAGCCTTGGCGAAACAGGTCCTCGTGTAGATCAAACTAAAGTAGGTTTAGGTTTCTCTGTGCCAATTTACCAAGGTGGTGGTACGCATGCAGCGGTAAACCAAGCTACTGAATATTTTGTTGCAGCAAGCCAAGAATTTGAAAGTGCTTACCGTAACGTAAATAAACAAGTTCGTACGTCATATAATCAAGTAGTGTCAGATATCGCGACATATCGCGCACTTGAACAAGCAGTAGTATCTGCTGAAAGTGCTTTGCAAGCCACTGAAGCAGGTTTTGAAGTGGGCACACGTACTATTGTAGACGTATTACTAAGTACTCGTAACTTATACGACGCAAGCCGTAACTTATCGGCGGTTCGTTACCGTTATGTTGTATCTACTCTTGGTTTAAAACTTGCCGAAGGTACACTGTCTCGCAGTGATATCGAAGCAATTAACCGTGGCCTAAACTAA